In one Spirosoma rigui genomic region, the following are encoded:
- the murD gene encoding UDP-N-acetylmuramoyl-L-alanine--D-glutamate ligase, which produces MAASKIVILGGGESGVGAALLAKAKGFDVFLSDKGVLTESYRHTLQTAGIAFEEQQHTEERILDAAEVIKSPGIPGTVPLVQKLRAQGTPVISEIEFAARYTRAKLIGITGSNGKTTTTLLTYHLLKTAGLSVGLAGNVGDSFAAQVIDDQFDYFALELSSFQLDDMYETHLDVMVLLNITPDHLDRYGYSFQNYVDSKFRILQQARPADDFIYFAESQPIVAELLKRTVGAHALPISLDTTVSEGGYLANGQLHATNRDAEFIISQAETTLRGPHNAINMLAAVLAAQSVGVSNEAIAHGLKTFENAAHRLEPAGTLNRVQFINDSKATNVDSVFYALSSMDSPVIWIAGGLDKGNDYDQIDALVRQKVKKLICLGVDNHKLVDYFASTVPGVVETQSVQEAVTMGLESAAPGDVVLLSPACASFDLFKNYQDRGDQFKAAVKKLMHED; this is translated from the coding sequence ATGGCAGCATCGAAAATAGTAATTCTGGGTGGGGGCGAGAGTGGCGTTGGGGCAGCTCTGCTGGCGAAGGCCAAAGGCTTCGACGTTTTTTTGTCCGATAAGGGCGTATTGACCGAGTCCTACCGGCATACCTTACAAACGGCGGGTATCGCCTTTGAAGAACAGCAACACACCGAAGAACGTATTCTCGACGCAGCCGAAGTGATCAAAAGTCCGGGTATTCCCGGAACGGTACCCCTGGTTCAAAAGCTCCGGGCGCAGGGTACTCCCGTGATCTCGGAAATTGAATTTGCGGCCCGTTATACCCGGGCTAAACTCATCGGTATAACCGGTAGTAACGGCAAGACAACCACCACGTTGTTGACCTATCACCTCCTCAAAACCGCGGGTCTGTCCGTTGGCCTGGCCGGTAACGTGGGCGACAGTTTTGCCGCACAGGTCATCGACGATCAGTTCGATTATTTTGCGCTTGAACTCAGCAGCTTTCAGCTCGATGATATGTACGAAACGCACCTCGATGTGATGGTGCTGCTCAACATCACGCCCGATCACCTGGACCGCTACGGGTACAGCTTTCAGAATTATGTAGACTCTAAATTCAGGATTCTGCAGCAGGCCCGCCCGGCCGATGATTTTATCTATTTCGCCGAAAGCCAACCGATCGTGGCCGAATTGTTGAAGCGAACTGTGGGGGCGCATGCATTGCCTATTTCGCTCGATACGACGGTTTCGGAAGGCGGTTACCTGGCTAATGGGCAACTGCACGCCACAAATCGGGATGCGGAATTCATCATTTCACAGGCTGAAACAACCCTGCGGGGACCCCATAACGCGATCAATATGCTGGCGGCTGTGCTGGCTGCCCAGTCGGTTGGCGTATCGAATGAGGCCATTGCCCACGGGTTGAAAACCTTCGAGAACGCAGCACACCGGCTCGAACCCGCTGGTACGCTGAATAGGGTGCAGTTCATTAACGATTCTAAAGCCACCAATGTCGATTCCGTATTCTACGCCCTGTCGAGCATGGATTCGCCCGTTATCTGGATTGCGGGGGGGCTGGATAAAGGAAATGATTACGACCAGATCGACGCACTGGTACGCCAGAAAGTAAAGAAGTTGATTTGTCTGGGGGTAGATAACCATAAATTAGTGGATTACTTCGCCAGTACGGTGCCGGGGGTTGTCGAAACCCAGTCTGTTCAGGAAGCCGTAACGATGGGGCTCGAATCGGCCGCGCCGGGCGACGTAGTTCTTTTGTCGCCGGCCTGCGCGAGTTTCGACCTGTTTAAAAACTATCAGGACCGGGGTGATCAGTTCAAGGCAGCCGTCAAGAAATTGATGCATGAAGATTGA
- the mscL gene encoding large-conductance mechanosensitive channel protein MscL — protein MLSEFKAFIAQGNVLDLAVGIIIGAAFTKIVNSLVEDILNPIIGLVMGGVDLTQLKVVLREAVGTAPEVAIRYGNFLNNIIQFLIVAFVIFMLVKAANKSRIAKLAAATA, from the coding sequence ATGCTAAGCGAGTTCAAAGCGTTCATTGCCCAGGGAAATGTATTAGACCTGGCCGTGGGTATTATCATCGGAGCAGCATTCACAAAAATTGTGAACTCACTGGTCGAAGATATTTTAAACCCGATCATTGGATTGGTCATGGGTGGCGTCGACCTGACGCAGCTAAAAGTAGTACTTCGCGAGGCAGTTGGTACGGCACCGGAAGTCGCCATTCGGTATGGTAACTTCCTCAATAATATCATTCAGTTTCTGATCGTTGCTTTCGTGATTTTTATGCTGGTAAAAGCGGCCAACAAGTCCCGCATAGCTAAACTGGCTGCTGCCACTGCATAA
- a CDS encoding DUF3078 domain-containing protein: protein MKKTLFFLFCLIRVGCLLAQDSTVVTNFKDTVSVKPDTSYWQRSFSGGVNFNQASFSNWTGGGVNSIALGAVVAARALYEKEKWSWDNTADLQLGFVTQGGTTRKAADQILLNSVAGYKVSPKFDLFASGTFSSFFAAGYRYTGLGPGESRFKVSNFLAPGQLTLAWGLAYKPTDWFAVRVSPFAPRLTFLSDQSVRFSETAAGIPVRNPNAVAYGVEPGKRVRTEWLAFQLQAALTRNLSENVSINAKYLMYANYQTLNAIDHRIDLIMTAKVNRYLSTTLGIIALFDKDFIDAWQLQQTLAIGLVYSVSTFRKK, encoded by the coding sequence ATGAAAAAAACTTTATTCTTCCTGTTTTGCTTGATCCGGGTAGGCTGCCTGCTGGCTCAGGACTCAACAGTCGTTACCAACTTCAAAGATACCGTTTCCGTTAAGCCTGATACGTCCTACTGGCAACGGTCTTTTAGCGGGGGCGTCAACTTCAACCAGGCTTCCTTCAGTAACTGGACGGGCGGAGGGGTAAACTCGATTGCGCTGGGGGCTGTTGTGGCAGCACGGGCGTTGTATGAGAAGGAAAAGTGGTCATGGGACAACACCGCCGATCTGCAACTGGGTTTTGTTACCCAAGGCGGTACGACCCGCAAGGCGGCTGATCAGATTCTGCTGAACTCGGTAGCGGGGTATAAAGTCAGCCCCAAGTTTGATCTGTTTGCGTCCGGTACGTTCAGTTCCTTTTTTGCTGCCGGTTACCGCTATACCGGTCTCGGACCAGGTGAAAGTAGATTTAAGGTATCTAATTTTCTGGCACCGGGTCAACTAACGCTGGCCTGGGGACTAGCCTATAAACCCACCGACTGGTTTGCGGTCCGGGTCAGCCCCTTTGCGCCCCGTCTTACGTTCCTAAGCGACCAGAGCGTTCGGTTTAGTGAAACGGCAGCAGGTATTCCGGTTCGCAATCCCAATGCCGTAGCCTACGGAGTAGAACCCGGTAAGCGTGTCCGGACAGAGTGGCTGGCGTTTCAGTTGCAGGCTGCCCTGACGCGTAACCTAAGCGAAAACGTGAGTATCAACGCCAAATACTTGATGTACGCAAACTACCAGACCCTGAATGCGATTGATCATCGCATTGACTTGATCATGACGGCTAAGGTGAACCGATATCTGAGCACGACATTGGGGATCATTGCACTCTTTGACAAGGATTTCATTGACGCCTGGCAGCTGCAGCAAACGCTGGCCATCGGTCTCGTCTATAGTGTCAGTACGTTCCGTAAGAAATAA
- a CDS encoding mechanosensitive ion channel family protein, with product MKQLPNLAEILRNTFQTLIDQFIGFVPRLLGGLVILLIGIAVARITALILRRVLERVGFDKIGDRLNEVSIIKQLKTEIKLSHIVSKVLYYFILLVFITAATETLGVDAITEMVSSLVNFIPKLIAAAIMLQVGVLLADALRAGVVSVCESFNIASGRLLGTIVFTFFLVVTIISALAQAGINTELLESSFNLIIGGIIFAFAVGYGIASRDVMANILSSFYSKNKYKMGQTIQIDGVKGAILAIDTTTLTLQTGETTTVFPLQSLQTKKVEIFS from the coding sequence ATGAAACAACTTCCAAATCTGGCCGAAATTCTACGCAACACATTTCAAACACTTATCGACCAGTTTATCGGGTTCGTTCCCCGTTTGTTGGGCGGCCTGGTCATTTTACTGATTGGCATTGCCGTAGCCCGCATTACAGCCCTGATCCTCCGGCGCGTGCTGGAACGCGTTGGGTTTGATAAAATTGGCGACCGGCTTAACGAAGTGAGCATCATCAAGCAGCTGAAAACGGAAATAAAGCTGAGCCACATCGTCTCTAAAGTACTCTACTACTTTATTCTGCTGGTTTTCATTACGGCTGCTACCGAAACATTGGGTGTGGATGCGATCACCGAAATGGTATCCTCACTGGTCAACTTCATTCCCAAGCTCATTGCCGCTGCCATCATGTTGCAGGTTGGTGTGCTGCTGGCCGATGCCCTGCGAGCCGGTGTTGTCAGCGTGTGCGAATCGTTCAACATTGCGTCGGGGCGGCTGCTGGGAACGATCGTGTTTACGTTCTTTCTGGTCGTCACCATAATCAGCGCGCTGGCTCAGGCCGGTATCAATACCGAACTGCTCGAATCCAGTTTTAACCTGATCATTGGCGGGATCATCTTTGCTTTTGCCGTAGGCTACGGCATTGCATCGCGGGATGTGATGGCTAACATTCTGTCTTCGTTCTACTCCAAGAACAAATACAAAATGGGACAGACCATTCAAATCGACGGTGTAAAGGGGGCTATTCTGGCTATTGATACCACGACACTGACTCTACAAACGGGCGAGACAACAACTGTATTTCCGCTACAGTCTCTACAGACGAAGAAGGTAGAAATTTTCAGTTAA
- a CDS encoding RNA polymerase sigma factor — MKHFSDEELVRLYIDTQQNAYFEQLYDRYCDKVYRKCLSFSKDPVRAEDLAHDVFLKLVVKLGSYKEQAKFSTWLYSITYNHCTDQLRSASQRREVYIDEGWDRLDVKADEERELVELAELEAQQLKRAMEKMPMNEQIMLLMKYQDELSIRELADMNGITESAVKMRLKRSREKLRKYYLESAIFWLLLALKLVFSIRWPFR, encoded by the coding sequence ATGAAACATTTTTCCGACGAAGAATTAGTTCGTCTCTACATCGACACACAGCAGAATGCTTATTTCGAGCAGCTGTACGACCGGTACTGCGACAAAGTATACCGGAAGTGTCTGTCGTTTAGCAAAGATCCTGTTCGCGCTGAAGACCTGGCACATGATGTTTTCCTGAAGCTGGTTGTGAAACTGGGCAGCTATAAAGAGCAGGCCAAGTTCTCGACCTGGCTGTATTCCATTACCTACAACCACTGTACCGACCAACTGCGGTCTGCTTCGCAGCGCCGGGAGGTTTACATTGACGAAGGGTGGGATCGGCTGGACGTCAAAGCCGACGAAGAGCGGGAATTGGTCGAGCTGGCGGAACTGGAAGCCCAGCAACTCAAGCGGGCTATGGAAAAAATGCCCATGAACGAGCAGATCATGCTCCTGATGAAATACCAGGATGAGCTGAGTATCCGGGAACTGGCTGACATGAACGGAATAACGGAAAGCGCCGTCAAGATGCGCTTGAAACGATCCCGCGAAAAGTTACGCAAGTACTACTTGGAAAGCGCCATTTTCTGGCTACTGCTGGCACTAAAATTGGTATTCTCTATTCGCTGGCCCTTTCGTTAA
- a CDS encoding RNA polymerase sigma factor, with protein MHHFTDEELVSNYLETRSNDYFEQLYTRYCSKVHRTCLSFTHDNGRAEDLTHDIFIRIFTKLDGYKRQATFSTWLYSIAHNYCADQVRKSRRRQEVPVGENWDELTPLADDSMEQQEAAAQLIELAICALSLDEQLLLRQRYEQKLSVRQLAVYHALTESAVKMRLKRSRDHLRDQYLHLAAQ; from the coding sequence ATGCACCATTTCACTGATGAAGAGTTAGTTTCCAATTACCTAGAAACCCGCAGCAACGATTATTTTGAGCAACTCTACACGCGCTACTGCTCTAAAGTGCATCGCACCTGTCTGTCGTTTACCCACGATAATGGTCGGGCTGAAGATCTGACCCACGATATATTTATCCGGATTTTTACGAAGCTGGACGGATACAAGCGGCAGGCTACGTTTTCGACCTGGCTCTATTCGATTGCGCACAACTACTGCGCCGATCAGGTCCGGAAGTCCCGCCGTCGACAGGAAGTACCGGTTGGGGAGAATTGGGATGAACTGACACCACTGGCGGATGACAGCATGGAACAACAGGAGGCCGCGGCTCAACTCATCGAACTTGCCATTTGTGCACTTAGCCTTGACGAACAACTGCTACTACGCCAGCGGTACGAGCAAAAATTGAGTGTCAGACAACTGGCAGTCTATCACGCGCTCACCGAGAGCGCCGTCAAGATGCGCCTGAAACGGTCAAGAGATCATTTGCGCGATCAGTATCTGCACCTGGCTGCGCAGTAA
- the tsf gene encoding translation elongation factor Ts, which produces MAITAADVNKLRQETGAGMMDCKKALTEADGDFEKAKEVLRKQGQKIADKRADNTTAEGIVLAHVSEDGTSGKVISLACETEPVSKVADFQNLAMAVMSTAVATHATDKAALLATPQADGRTLQDHITDLMGKIGEKVEVASFETVTGDKVVSYIHSNGKLGVLVGLTNTNGTDVTEVGKDVAMQIAAMKPVALDKDGVDATIVEREIEIGKEQARQEGKPEAMLEKIALGKLNKFYKENTLLNQEFVKDNSLTISQLLEKTSKGLTISSFKRVAIG; this is translated from the coding sequence ATGGCAATCACTGCTGCTGATGTAAACAAACTTCGTCAGGAAACCGGAGCCGGTATGATGGACTGTAAGAAAGCCCTGACCGAAGCCGATGGCGATTTCGAAAAAGCCAAAGAGGTACTGCGTAAGCAGGGCCAGAAAATAGCCGACAAACGGGCTGATAACACCACGGCCGAAGGTATTGTCCTGGCACACGTGAGTGAAGACGGCACGAGCGGTAAAGTTATCTCGTTAGCCTGCGAAACCGAACCCGTATCGAAAGTAGCCGATTTTCAGAATCTGGCCATGGCCGTTATGAGCACGGCCGTAGCTACCCACGCTACTGACAAAGCAGCCCTGCTGGCAACGCCACAGGCTGATGGTCGTACGCTGCAGGATCACATTACGGACCTGATGGGTAAAATTGGTGAGAAAGTAGAAGTTGCTTCGTTCGAAACCGTAACCGGCGATAAAGTCGTTTCGTACATTCACTCGAATGGCAAACTGGGCGTTCTCGTTGGCCTGACCAACACGAACGGTACGGACGTAACGGAAGTGGGTAAGGACGTAGCGATGCAGATTGCTGCCATGAAGCCTGTTGCTCTTGACAAAGATGGCGTTGATGCTACCATTGTTGAGCGTGAGATAGAAATTGGTAAAGAGCAGGCTCGCCAGGAAGGTAAGCCTGAAGCCATGCTCGAAAAAATTGCTCTGGGTAAACTCAACAAGTTCTACAAAGAGAACACCCTGTTGAACCAGGAATTCGTTAAAGACAACTCGCTGACGATTTCGCAACTGCTGGAGAAAACCAGCAAAGGCCTGACCATTTCGTCGTTCAAGCGCGTTGCTATCGGTTAG
- the rpsB gene encoding 30S ribosomal protein S2, which translates to MAQIEYKDLLDAGVHFGHLTRKWDPRMAPYIFMEKNGIHIIDLNKTLASLDEAANALKGIVRSGRKVMFVATKKQAQEIVSEEARRLKMPYVTDRWQGGMLTNFATIRKSLKKMQTLDKMLKDEETVKSIAKRERLTRSRDKEKLERVLGGIADLTRLPAALFVVDVKREHIAVAEAHRLGIPVFAMCDTNSNPEDVDFAIPANDDAYKSISLITLAIGKAIEEGLMERKQDKDDQRVQEEEDAKRNEDLAQARAEGETAAPVAEAAPVADATESEQDA; encoded by the coding sequence ATGGCACAAATCGAATATAAAGACCTTCTTGACGCTGGTGTGCACTTTGGCCACTTAACGCGCAAGTGGGACCCCCGGATGGCTCCGTATATCTTCATGGAGAAGAACGGCATCCACATTATTGACCTTAATAAAACGCTGGCATCGCTGGACGAAGCGGCCAATGCCCTGAAAGGTATTGTTCGTTCGGGCCGCAAGGTGATGTTCGTGGCTACCAAGAAGCAGGCACAGGAGATCGTTTCGGAAGAAGCACGTCGTCTGAAAATGCCGTACGTTACCGACCGCTGGCAGGGTGGTATGTTGACGAACTTCGCCACGATCCGCAAGTCGCTGAAGAAAATGCAGACGCTGGACAAAATGCTGAAAGACGAGGAGACCGTCAAAAGCATTGCCAAGCGTGAGCGTTTGACCCGTAGCCGCGATAAGGAGAAACTGGAACGTGTACTGGGCGGTATTGCCGACCTGACCCGCCTGCCAGCTGCTCTGTTTGTGGTTGACGTGAAGCGTGAGCACATTGCTGTTGCCGAAGCACACCGTCTGGGTATCCCCGTGTTTGCCATGTGCGACACGAACTCGAACCCGGAAGATGTTGACTTCGCCATCCCCGCCAATGACGACGCTTACAAGTCGATTTCGCTGATTACGCTTGCTATCGGTAAGGCCATCGAAGAAGGTCTGATGGAGCGGAAGCAGGATAAAGACGACCAGCGCGTTCAGGAAGAGGAAGATGCCAAGCGTAACGAAGATCTGGCTCAGGCCCGTGCCGAAGGTGAAACCGCTGCGCCAGTTGCAGAAGCGGCACCTGTAGCCGATGCTACGGAAAGCGAGCAGGACGCATAA
- the rpsI gene encoding 30S ribosomal protein S9, whose product MDRINTIGRRKTAISRIYMSVGSGAITVNGKDYKQYFPTEVLQIILNQPFSTINGVGGYDVKVNVRGGGVAGQAEATRMAIARALVEMNSEFRPALKKEGFLTRDSRMVERKKYGRAKARRRFQFSKR is encoded by the coding sequence ATGGATCGTATTAATACCATTGGCCGCCGTAAAACTGCCATCTCCCGCATCTACATGTCGGTGGGCAGCGGAGCCATCACGGTAAACGGAAAAGACTACAAGCAGTATTTCCCAACCGAAGTACTGCAGATCATCCTGAACCAGCCCTTCTCGACCATAAATGGCGTAGGCGGCTATGACGTGAAAGTCAACGTTCGCGGTGGTGGCGTGGCCGGACAGGCCGAAGCAACGCGTATGGCCATTGCCCGCGCGCTTGTTGAAATGAACTCGGAGTTCCGTCCAGCCCTCAAAAAAGAAGGCTTCCTGACCCGGGATTCACGCATGGTAGAACGGAAAAAGTACGGCCGCGCGAAAGCACGTCGGCGGTTCCAGTTCTCGAAACGCTAA
- the rplM gene encoding 50S ribosomal protein L13, translated as MNTLSYKTISANKETVQKEWVVVDAQGEVLGRLASQIAALIRGKHKTNFTPHVDCGDNVIVINAEKIRFTGKKMTDKIYVRHTGYPGGQRFATPRLLLEKHPERIIEHAVKGMLPKNRLGRRLFTNLHVYTGDNHPHAAQQPTVVKF; from the coding sequence GTGAACACGCTCAGTTACAAAACCATCTCCGCCAATAAAGAAACGGTGCAGAAGGAATGGGTTGTGGTTGACGCTCAGGGCGAAGTGCTTGGTCGGCTGGCCAGCCAGATCGCAGCACTGATCCGCGGCAAACACAAAACCAACTTCACCCCACACGTTGACTGCGGAGACAACGTGATCGTCATTAATGCCGAGAAGATTCGCTTCACGGGCAAGAAAATGACCGACAAAATCTACGTCCGCCACACGGGTTATCCCGGCGGTCAGCGCTTTGCTACGCCCCGGCTGTTGCTTGAAAAGCACCCCGAGCGTATTATCGAACATGCTGTGAAAGGTATGTTGCCCAAGAACCGGCTCGGTCGGCGGTTGTTTACCAACCTGCACGTTTATACGGGAGACAATCATCCCCACGCGGCTCAGCAACCTACAGTCGTTAAATTTTAA
- a CDS encoding UDP-N-acetylmuramoyl-L-alanyl-D-glutamate--2,6-diaminopimelate ligase: protein MQLKDVFYKIPLLATSGSMTTDITSLTMDSRRAGPGSLFVAVRGTVTDGHSFIDTAVGQGAVAVLCEELPANPVAGVSYVQVQNSARALGFVAAAFYNQPSQQMKLVGVTGTNGKTSVATLLFRLFRGLGYRCGLLSTVQNQIDDQVIAATHTTPDAITTNQLLTQMLEHGCTHVFMEVSSHAVVQERIAGLTFAGGIFTNITHDHLDFHGTFDNYIRAKKGFFDQLPASAFALTNVDDKRGLVMLQNTAARKETYSLQTLATFKGKIIADSLFGLNMLVDNQEVWFKLIGRFNGYNLLSVYGAAILLGEDPAEVLTLLSGVTPPPGRFEQVVSDTNIVGIVDYAHTPDALQNVLETINGLRQVDEQDHMPQIITVVGCGGNRDAAKRPIMADIACRFSDRVILTSDNPRFEDPMAILEQMQAGVSPVDVKKTQVIEDRHEAIRQAVALAHPSDIILVAGKGHETYQDIRGVKSDFDDRAVLREAFTER, encoded by the coding sequence ATGCAACTCAAAGACGTCTTCTATAAAATACCGTTGCTGGCAACGTCCGGCAGCATGACGACCGATATCACCAGCCTGACCATGGACTCACGCCGGGCGGGGCCAGGCAGTCTGTTCGTTGCCGTACGCGGTACCGTTACCGATGGTCATTCGTTTATCGATACCGCCGTAGGGCAGGGTGCCGTAGCGGTACTTTGCGAAGAACTGCCAGCCAATCCGGTCGCGGGTGTTTCTTACGTACAGGTGCAGAACTCAGCCCGGGCATTGGGCTTTGTGGCAGCGGCTTTTTACAATCAGCCATCGCAGCAGATGAAGCTCGTTGGCGTAACGGGCACCAATGGAAAGACGTCGGTAGCGACGCTGCTGTTCAGGTTGTTTCGGGGACTGGGCTACCGCTGTGGCCTTCTCTCGACCGTACAGAACCAGATTGACGATCAGGTGATTGCCGCCACCCACACAACACCCGACGCAATTACGACCAATCAGCTGCTCACCCAGATGCTGGAACACGGCTGTACGCACGTATTTATGGAAGTCAGCTCACACGCCGTGGTGCAGGAGCGGATAGCGGGCCTGACATTTGCGGGGGGTATCTTCACGAACATCACCCACGATCACCTCGATTTTCACGGTACCTTCGATAACTACATCCGGGCCAAGAAAGGATTTTTTGACCAGTTGCCCGCTTCGGCCTTCGCCCTGACGAACGTGGACGATAAACGCGGGCTGGTTATGCTGCAAAATACCGCAGCTCGTAAGGAAACCTACTCGCTACAGACGCTGGCTACGTTCAAGGGAAAGATCATTGCCGACAGCCTGTTCGGCCTGAACATGCTCGTGGATAACCAGGAGGTATGGTTCAAGCTGATTGGCCGGTTCAACGGCTATAATCTCCTGAGTGTATATGGTGCGGCTATCCTGCTGGGCGAAGATCCCGCCGAGGTACTGACGCTGCTCTCGGGCGTAACACCCCCGCCGGGCCGATTCGAGCAGGTCGTCTCCGACACGAACATTGTTGGCATCGTCGACTACGCCCATACGCCCGATGCCCTCCAGAACGTACTGGAAACCATCAACGGTCTTCGGCAGGTCGATGAACAGGACCACATGCCCCAGATCATCACGGTCGTTGGTTGTGGGGGGAATCGGGATGCGGCCAAGCGGCCCATCATGGCCGATATTGCCTGCCGGTTCAGCGACCGGGTGATCCTGACATCGGACAATCCCCGGTTTGAAGATCCGATGGCGATCCTGGAGCAAATGCAGGCCGGCGTGTCGCCCGTCGACGTTAAGAAGACGCAGGTGATTGAAGACCGACACGAAGCCATCCGGCAGGCTGTTGCCCTGGCCCACCCGTCTGATATTATTCTGGTGGCGGGTAAAGGTCACGAAACGTACCAGGATATCCGGGGTGTCAAATCCGACTTCGACGATCGGGCGGTGCTCCGGGAGGCTTTCACAGAACGTTGA
- the pyk gene encoding pyruvate kinase: MSKKTKIVATIGPASETKEQLLALAKAGVNVFRLNFSHGTHEDHLMRLTRIREINKEFNLNLCVLQDLQGPKIRIGNVAEKDGVMLEAGSRLVFTNDDIIGTAERVSTPYKDMYRDVHPGERILMDDGKLEVRVVGKEGTDVVTEVVYGGLMKSKKGVNLPNTKVSMPAVTEKDWADLEFGLENDAEWIALSFVREASEILEIKEYIKSKGKKSRVIAKIEKPEAIVNIDEIIAATDGLMVARGDLGVELPAEEVPMIQKMLVEKCNRAAKPVIVATQMLESMIDAPRPTRAEINDIANSVMDGADAVMLSAETASGKYPILAVESMANTIRQVESHTDSIYYRYHALVNEKPSENVINDNVVMSACRLARDTKAKAVIGITNSGYTAERLSHHRPKADLFVFSNDAQLRNTLGLYWGVQVLPYEPNPDLTVDQTVDAIKLKLIGEGKLASGDIFINTLSMPMSQSRRTNTVKLSTVD, encoded by the coding sequence ATGTCCAAGAAAACCAAGATCGTGGCCACCATCGGCCCGGCTTCCGAAACGAAAGAACAATTGCTGGCATTAGCCAAAGCGGGTGTCAATGTATTCCGCCTTAATTTCTCCCACGGCACCCACGAAGACCACCTCATGCGGCTTACCCGCATCCGTGAGATCAATAAAGAGTTCAACCTGAACCTCTGTGTTCTGCAGGATTTACAGGGCCCTAAAATCCGGATCGGTAACGTAGCCGAGAAAGATGGCGTCATGCTGGAAGCCGGTAGCCGTCTCGTCTTCACCAATGACGACATTATTGGCACCGCCGAGCGCGTAAGTACTCCGTATAAAGACATGTACCGCGACGTGCATCCGGGCGAGCGTATCCTGATGGACGACGGCAAACTCGAAGTTCGAGTGGTTGGCAAAGAAGGTACCGACGTTGTAACCGAAGTCGTTTATGGTGGTTTGATGAAGTCGAAGAAAGGCGTTAACCTGCCCAACACGAAAGTGTCGATGCCGGCCGTAACCGAAAAAGACTGGGCTGACCTCGAATTCGGTCTCGAGAACGACGCTGAGTGGATCGCGCTGTCGTTCGTTCGGGAAGCGTCCGAGATTCTCGAAATAAAAGAATACATTAAGTCGAAAGGCAAGAAGAGCCGGGTAATCGCCAAGATCGAAAAGCCCGAAGCTATCGTTAACATCGACGAAATCATTGCTGCCACCGACGGTCTGATGGTGGCCCGTGGTGACCTTGGGGTAGAACTTCCCGCCGAGGAAGTACCGATGATCCAGAAGATGCTGGTGGAAAAATGCAACCGGGCCGCCAAGCCCGTCATTGTGGCAACGCAGATGCTCGAAAGCATGATCGATGCGCCCCGCCCCACCCGCGCTGAAATCAACGATATTGCCAACTCCGTGATGGACGGCGCCGACGCTGTGATGCTGAGCGCCGAAACTGCTTCGGGCAAATACCCGATCCTGGCCGTCGAGAGTATGGCCAACACCATCCGCCAGGTCGAATCACACACCGACAGCATTTATTACCGGTACCACGCGCTGGTCAACGAGAAGCCCTCGGAGAACGTTATCAACGACAATGTCGTGATGAGCGCCTGCCGCCTGGCCCGCGACACCAAAGCGAAAGCGGTCATCGGCATCACCAACTCAGGCTACACCGCCGAGCGTTTGTCGCACCACCGCCCTAAAGCAGATCTGTTCGTTTTCTCGAACGATGCGCAGCTTCGTAATACGCTGGGACTGTACTGGGGTGTTCAGGTACTGCCTTATGAGCCAAATCCGGATCTGACCGTTGACCAGACCGTCGACGCGATCAAGCTGAAACTGATTGGCGAAGGTAAACTGGCCTCGGGCGATATCTTCATCAACACCCTCAGCATGCCGATGTCCCAGTCCCGCCGGACCAACACGGTAAAACTGAGTACGGTAGATTAG